In Acanthochromis polyacanthus isolate Apoly-LR-REF ecotype Palm Island chromosome 18, KAUST_Apoly_ChrSc, whole genome shotgun sequence, the following proteins share a genomic window:
- the LOC110957850 gene encoding nucleus accumbens-associated protein 2 has translation MSQLLHVEIPNFGATVLGSLNEQRLLGHYCDVSILVKGQAFKAHRAVLAASSLYFRDLFSSSTKTQFELPSSVTPACFEQILTFCYTGKLTMAASEQLVVMYTAGYLQIQHIVERGMDLMFKANSPHCDSQTAGSLEETGSEPQSPCNNGNGLAVAALLGTPGWSPSLLMPQRKIKLEGGDPTPLTVPSTQSKISSSELGSRLARAGSLFYTTAGGTPIPGMPPFHLQVASGGGAGGGAGGERSSPGASSLPTTDSPTSYQNEDEEFEEEPYDGITEEAYSHLYGRSANPYGIQDKPEMAAVPLALENRNCVLIRRDLVALPASLISQIGYRCHPKLYTEGDPGEKLELVAGTQVFMTRGQLMNCHLCAGIKHKVLLRRLLATFFDRNTLANSCGTGIRSSTSDPSRKPLDSRVLNAVKLYCQNFNPNFKESEMNVIAADMCTNARRVRKRWLPKIKSMLPDGMEVYRAGMGMGAAVGLGLALSAPQSGVPLPFEPDFKTLEQRLYPDRKDPLRTHPPLTEGSPGSGAAGAEPEGEGEGVVQEEHEEDEDEGGLEGVDGSLGAPTLIPGAEAGNCGDTPPEPEVESFGQGLRVNGQ, from the exons ATGTCCCAGCTGCTCCATGTGGAGATCCCGAACTTTGGAGCCACAGTTCTGGGCTCCCTTAATGAGCAGCGCCTGCTGGGACACTACTGTGATGTATCCATTCTGGTCAAAG GTCAGGCTTTCAAAGCCCACCGGGCCGTTTTGGCTGCCAGCAGCCTCTACTTTCGTGACCTCTTCAGCAGCTCTACCAAGACCCAGTTTGAGTTGCCTTCCTCAGTCACACCTGCTTGCTTTGAGCAGATCCTCACTTTCTGCTATACAGGGAAGCTAACAATGGCAGCTAGTGAACAGCTGGTGGTCATGTACACAGCTGGCTACCTCCAAATTCAGCATATAGTTGAAAGAGGCATGGACCTAATGTTTAAGGCAAATTCACCTCACTGTGACTCACAAACAGCAGGGTCCTTAGAAGAAACAGGATCTGAGCCACAGAGTCCCTGTAATAATGGGAACGGCCTTGCAGTTGCCGCCCTTTTGGGGACCCCGGGCTGGTCTCCATCCCTGCTCATGCCGCAACGCAAGATTAAACTCGAAGGGGGTGATCCAACACCCCTGACAGTACCCTCAACACAAAGCAAGATTTCGTCTTCGGAGCTGGGGAGTCGGCTGGCGAGGGCCGGATCGCTGTTCTACACAACGGCCGGAGGGACCCCCATCCCTGGGATGCCTCCTTTCCACCTTCAAGTGGCCAGTGGAggtggagcaggaggaggagcaggcgGTGAAAGGTCCAGTCCTGGAGCGTCTAGTCTGCCCACCACTGACAGTCCAACGTCCTACCAGAACGAAGATGAGGAATTTGAGGAAGAGCCCTATGATGGGATCACTGAGGAGGCCTACAGTCATCTCTATGGACGTTCAGCTAACCCCTATGGAA TTCAGGACAAGCCAGAGATGGCAGCGGTGCCCTTGGCCTTGGAGAACCGCAACTGCGTGTTGATCCGCAGGGACCTGGTGGCGCTGCCTGCAAGCCTTATAAGCCAGATAGGCTACCGCTGCCACCCTAAGCTCTACACTGAGGGGGACCCTGGGGAGAAGCTGGAATTGGTAGCTG GTACACAGGTGTTCATGACTCGAGGCCAACTGATGAACTGTCATCTGTGTGCCGGAATCAAACACAAAGTGTTGCTCCGCCGTCTGCTAGCGACGTTCTTTGATAG AAACACTTTAGCCAATAGCTGTGGGACAGGCATCCGTTCCTCTACTAGTGACCCCAGTAGGAAACCCCTGGACAGCAGGGTCCTCAACGCTGTCAAAC TCTACTGTCAAAATTTCAACCCTAACTTCAAGGAGAGTGAAATGAATGTGATTGCTGCTGACATGTGCACAAATGCGAGGCGTGTCCGCAAGCGATGGCTGCCCAAGATCAAGTCCATGCTGCCCGATGGAATGGAGGTGTACCGTGCAGGGATGGGCATGGGTGCTGCTGTAGGTCTGGGCCTCGCTCTGAGTGCCCCTCAGTCAGGGGTTCCCCTTCCGTTTGAGCCTGACTTCAAGACCTTAGAGCAAAGGTTATATCCAGATCGCAAGGACCCTCTCAGGACTCACCCACCGCTGACAGAAGGTAGCCCCGGGTCTGGGGCAGCTGGAGCAGAGCCCGAAGGTGAAGGTGAAGGAGTAGTCCAAGAGGAGCAtgaggaagatgaagatgaaggtgGGTTGGAGGGTGTAGACGGATCACTGGGGGCGCCGACTTTGATCCCGGGTGCCGAGGCGGGCAACTGTGGCGACACGCCACCTGAGCCGGAAGTGGAAAGTTTTGGACAAGGTCTGAGGGTGAACGGACAGTGA